The proteins below are encoded in one region of Polynucleobacter sp. AP-Elch-400A-B2:
- a CDS encoding Crp/Fnr family transcriptional regulator, which translates to MTALDKHPEKNLIRLQLSQNSVLKSLDPEAMADLERHLVISDLKKSEILLHQGDHQMEQYFVLDGILKRIVSSADAKEMILRFAIEKDIETSYAAWRLKTAAPYSIASVTKARVARMPLKKWAEFLEVHKPLKESFEFEVMRLMSEIMAHTITLHMLDAPGRVERFLRKYEDLFELLPKKELAAYLNLSPETLSRLKTKHKELFV; encoded by the coding sequence ATGACAGCATTAGACAAGCACCCCGAAAAAAACCTCATTCGTTTGCAGTTGAGCCAAAACTCGGTGTTAAAAAGCTTAGATCCTGAAGCAATGGCTGATTTAGAGCGCCATTTAGTGATTTCAGACCTCAAAAAATCAGAAATCCTGCTCCATCAAGGCGACCACCAGATGGAGCAATATTTCGTTTTAGACGGGATTTTGAAGAGAATTGTCTCTAGCGCCGATGCAAAAGAGATGATTTTGCGCTTCGCCATCGAAAAAGATATTGAAACGAGTTATGCGGCCTGGCGCCTCAAGACTGCCGCCCCATATAGCATTGCCTCGGTCACCAAGGCTCGAGTTGCCCGTATGCCACTAAAGAAATGGGCTGAATTTTTGGAGGTCCACAAACCCCTTAAAGAAAGCTTTGAGTTTGAGGTGATGCGCTTGATGAGCGAGATCATGGCCCATACGATTACCCTGCATATGCTTGATGCGCCAGGTCGGGTAGAGCGTTTTTTACGTAAATACGAAGACTTGTTTGAGCTGCTCCCTAAAAAAGAGTTGGCCGCTTACCTTAATCTCTCTCCAGAGACATTGAGCCGCCTTAAAACAAAGCATAAAGAGCTTTTTGTCTAA